From the genome of Cytobacillus luteolus, one region includes:
- a CDS encoding VOC family protein has protein sequence MSGKLVRVGTTYIPVNNVDLSTEWYVNNLGAELSYKDDDKTIINLADQSFFLVKSPQNETSNFIDIYGEERFSLTFEVYGLSALEAIHRAFQEKEIRVGEIENRGHAGRNFVFYDLDGNKFDVWSGPNS, from the coding sequence GTGAGCGGGAAATTAGTTAGAGTTGGAACTACATATATCCCAGTAAACAATGTTGATTTATCAACTGAATGGTATGTAAATAATTTAGGTGCAGAACTAAGTTATAAAGATGACGACAAAACGATTATTAATCTAGCAGACCAAAGTTTCTTTCTTGTTAAATCACCTCAAAATGAAACTTCTAATTTTATAGATATATATGGTGAAGAACGTTTTTCCCTAACATTCGAGGTTTATGGATTAAGTGCTTTAGAGGCAATACATAGAGCGTTTCAAGAAAAGGAAATTAGAGTCGGAGAAATAGAAAATAGAGGCCACGCTGGAAGGAATTTTGTGTTTTACGACTTAGATGGCAATAAATTCGATGTATGGAGTGGTCCAAATTCATAG
- a CDS encoding malate:quinone oxidoreductase: protein MSNRETKTDVILIGAGIMSATLGTILKELVPEWEIKVFEKLENAGEESSNEWNNAGTGHAALCELNYTAEKPDGSVDISKAISINEQFQVSMQFWSYLVKNKLINNPQEFIMPLPHMSFVQGQQNVEFLRKRFEALSNNPLFEGMEFSEDPKKLMEWIPLIMQGRVHNEPIAATKIDTGTDVNFGALTRMLIDHLESKDVAVNYNHSVEDITRTSEGLWEVNVRNLFSGRVDRHTAKFVFIGGGGGSLHLLQKSGIPEGKNIGGFPVSGIFMVCNNPEVVAQHHAKVYGKAKVGAPPMSVPHLDTRYIDNQKSLLFGPFAGFTPKFLKNGSIFDLVTSVKPNNLLTMLAAGAKEMSLTKYLIQQVMLSKEQRMEELREFIPNAKSEDWDFVVAGQRVQVIKDTEDGGKGTLQFGTEVITANDGSIAALLGASPGASTAVHVMLQVIQKCFPEHIDEWEPKIKTMIPSYGESLMNNQKLLQNVHESTANTLGLTEVKEQDYVYN from the coding sequence ATGAGCAACAGAGAAACGAAAACAGACGTCATTTTAATTGGCGCAGGGATCATGAGTGCGACTTTAGGAACGATCTTAAAAGAATTAGTACCGGAATGGGAAATAAAAGTATTTGAAAAGCTTGAAAATGCGGGGGAAGAAAGTTCTAACGAATGGAACAATGCTGGAACGGGGCATGCTGCATTATGTGAGCTTAACTATACCGCTGAAAAACCTGATGGATCTGTTGATATTAGTAAAGCGATCAGTATTAATGAACAGTTCCAGGTATCAATGCAGTTCTGGTCCTATCTAGTAAAGAACAAGTTGATAAATAATCCGCAAGAGTTTATCATGCCATTGCCTCACATGAGTTTTGTTCAAGGGCAACAAAATGTTGAGTTTTTAAGGAAGCGATTTGAAGCGCTATCAAATAATCCACTTTTTGAAGGGATGGAGTTTTCCGAAGATCCTAAAAAGTTAATGGAATGGATACCGCTTATTATGCAAGGGCGTGTGCATAATGAACCGATAGCTGCAACCAAGATTGACACAGGAACAGATGTGAACTTCGGTGCTTTAACGCGCATGTTGATCGACCATCTAGAAAGTAAAGATGTTGCTGTAAACTACAACCATAGTGTTGAAGATATTACACGTACAAGTGAAGGTCTGTGGGAAGTGAATGTACGTAACCTTTTCAGTGGTAGGGTTGATCGACACACTGCAAAGTTCGTCTTTATCGGAGGCGGAGGAGGAAGTTTACATTTACTTCAAAAATCAGGTATTCCTGAAGGGAAGAATATTGGTGGATTCCCGGTGAGTGGAATATTTATGGTGTGTAATAATCCGGAAGTTGTAGCTCAACATCATGCTAAGGTGTACGGGAAAGCTAAAGTTGGTGCTCCACCAATGTCTGTACCACATCTTGATACAAGATACATTGATAATCAAAAATCATTGCTATTTGGACCATTTGCCGGATTTACGCCTAAGTTCTTGAAAAACGGTTCAATATTTGATTTAGTTACTTCCGTAAAACCTAACAATCTCTTAACGATGTTGGCTGCGGGTGCAAAAGAGATGTCATTAACAAAATATCTGATTCAACAAGTTATGTTATCGAAGGAACAGCGTATGGAAGAGTTACGCGAGTTTATCCCGAATGCAAAATCAGAGGATTGGGATTTTGTTGTAGCTGGCCAACGTGTTCAAGTAATCAAAGATACCGAAGATGGGGGCAAAGGAACTCTTCAATTTGGTACCGAAGTTATTACTGCTAATGATGGATCAATTGCTGCATTACTAGGGGCTTCTCCAGGAGCTTCAACTGCCGTACACGTTATGCTTCAAGTAATCCAAAAATGTTTCCCGGAACATATAGATGAATGGGAACCGAAGATTAAAACAATGATTCCATCCTATGGTGAGTCACTTATGAACAATCAAAAGCTTCTTCAGAATGTTCACGAGTCTACGGCTAACACGCTTGGATTAACTGAAGTAAAAGAACAGGATTATGTCTATAATTAA